In Bacteroidia bacterium, a genomic segment contains:
- the nadE gene encoding NAD(+) synthase: MKYIHLAGASLNQTPLDFSGNLSHIRDAIREARSLGVKILCLPELAISGYGCEDTFFSHYLTHNCLKSLMDIIPECEDILVTVGLPMEYENCLYNVVAVIFNKQLLGFVAKQELAGDGIYYEPRWFKPWKEESVVWYRWGEDEYPFGDLIFEVDGVRIGLEICEDAWNGIRPAQRHYKNNVNLILNPSASNFAFGKSLVRKGLVTEASRSYACTYVYSNLVGNDAGRIIFDGEIMIAQGGELLARNQRFSFRDYQILSAVVDVDKMSITRKKSFSFQPDFPDNLIVAEGSLPETAPQDIPLQLFPFESREEEFYLAETLGLFDYMRKSYSRGFVLSLSGGADSSTCAVLCAKALERAESELGREMFLNKIGYARLDDDKSVISQMLTCVYQGTQNSGAETLQSARELALGLGATFHNWNVEPLHRQYIGLAESAIGRPLTWEKDDITLQNIQARLRSPGIWMLANINRALLITTSNRSEAAVGYATMDGDTSGGLSPLGGIDKDSLLEWLRWAEDQLKIPQLHYVNHLQPTAELRPSTYSQTDETDLMPYPILDDIEKCAIRDYKSPVEVFRTLRGSYPDEILKGYIRKFFRLWSINQWKRERYAPSFHLDDENLDPKTWCRFPILNGGYGEGLAELDAF; encoded by the coding sequence ATGAAATATATTCATCTCGCCGGTGCAAGCCTTAACCAAACGCCGCTGGATTTTTCAGGCAATCTTTCTCATATCCGCGATGCGATCCGGGAAGCCCGTTCGCTGGGGGTAAAAATTCTTTGTCTTCCCGAATTAGCCATCAGCGGATACGGCTGTGAAGACACTTTTTTTAGTCATTATCTGACTCACAACTGCCTGAAAAGCCTGATGGATATCATTCCCGAATGCGAGGATATATTGGTTACAGTAGGGCTTCCGATGGAATACGAAAATTGCCTTTACAATGTGGTGGCGGTGATTTTTAATAAACAATTGCTCGGTTTTGTCGCCAAGCAGGAGCTCGCCGGAGACGGAATCTATTACGAACCCCGCTGGTTTAAGCCGTGGAAAGAAGAATCGGTCGTCTGGTATCGATGGGGAGAAGACGAATATCCGTTTGGCGATTTGATCTTCGAAGTGGACGGCGTACGGATAGGATTGGAAATCTGTGAAGATGCCTGGAATGGGATCCGTCCGGCCCAACGCCATTACAAAAATAATGTGAACCTGATTCTCAATCCGAGCGCGTCTAATTTTGCTTTTGGCAAAAGTCTGGTTCGCAAGGGATTGGTCACCGAAGCTTCCCGCTCTTATGCCTGTACCTATGTGTACAGCAACCTTGTCGGCAACGATGCTGGGCGGATCATTTTTGACGGGGAGATCATGATTGCCCAGGGAGGAGAATTGCTCGCCCGCAATCAGCGTTTTTCTTTCCGGGACTATCAGATACTGAGTGCTGTGGTGGATGTGGATAAAATGAGTATCACACGGAAAAAATCGTTTAGCTTTCAGCCTGATTTTCCCGACAACCTGATTGTAGCTGAAGGTAGTTTACCCGAAACTGCCCCACAGGATATACCGCTCCAACTTTTCCCTTTTGAAAGCCGGGAGGAAGAATTTTATCTGGCAGAGACACTGGGGCTGTTTGACTATATGAGAAAAAGTTACAGCCGTGGGTTTGTGTTGTCGTTGAGTGGGGGCGCTGACTCATCGACCTGCGCGGTATTATGTGCAAAGGCGCTGGAAAGAGCAGAATCAGAGCTGGGGCGGGAGATGTTTTTGAATAAGATTGGCTATGCCCGACTGGACGACGACAAGTCTGTGATTTCTCAAATGCTGACCTGCGTATATCAGGGGACCCAAAACAGCGGGGCAGAAACCCTTCAAAGTGCGAGAGAGCTGGCACTGGGGCTGGGCGCAACTTTTCACAACTGGAATGTAGAACCATTGCACCGCCAATATATCGGCCTTGCCGAATCGGCGATTGGAAGACCCCTGACATGGGAAAAAGATGATATTACCCTTCAAAATATTCAGGCGAGGCTCCGTTCGCCCGGAATTTGGATGCTGGCCAATATCAACAGAGCACTGCTTATCACGACCAGTAACCGGAGTGAGGCAGCCGTAGGATATGCAACGATGGATGGCGATACTTCAGGCGGATTATCACCACTGGGAGGCATAGATAAAGACAGCCTGCTCGAATGGCTTCGCTGGGCCGAAGATCAATTGAAAATACCGCAACTGCATTATGTAAATCACCTGCAGCCTACGGCAGAACTGAGGCCTTCCACATATTCTCAGACCGATGAAACGGACTTGATGCCATACCCCATTCTTGACGATATTGAAAAATGTGCAATCCGCGATTATAAGTCTCCGGTAGAAGTTTTCAGGACGCTGAGAGGGAGCTATCCAGATGAAATATTAAAGGGATATATCCGCAAATTTTTCAGGCTCTGGTCCATCAATCAATGGAAAAGAGAGCGTTATGCCCCATCTTTTCACCTCGACGACGAGAACCTGGATCCCAAGACATGGTGCCGGTTTCCTATCCTAAACGGAGGCTATGGAGAGGGTTTGGCAGAACTCGATGCCTTTTGA
- a CDS encoding NUDIX domain-containing protein, which yields MTEIQNILLAVDAVVFGYHPGEGLSVLLVERRFDPHQGMWALPGGFVRDDESLEAAVQRELKEETGIEMRYLEQLYTFGNPGRDLRRRVVSVAYFALVRPEAFQISASSDASDVRWFDVQKLPELAFDHKNILETAIERVRSKVTYEPIGFNLLEEKFTFAELLRLYETILGDKRNIDRANFKKKLKSLGLIEEVNERRKQAGSGRPARLYRFNLTQYAEKKAQGIFEVLFPQSPGKS from the coding sequence TTGACAGAGATACAGAACATATTACTGGCGGTGGATGCCGTTGTTTTTGGCTATCACCCTGGCGAGGGGTTGTCGGTTCTGCTTGTCGAGCGCAGGTTTGATCCACATCAGGGGATGTGGGCGTTGCCGGGAGGATTTGTGCGTGATGACGAATCGCTGGAAGCCGCTGTCCAGCGCGAACTGAAGGAAGAAACAGGAATAGAAATGCGGTACCTGGAGCAGCTTTATACTTTTGGCAATCCGGGCAGAGACCTGCGGAGAAGAGTAGTTTCTGTCGCATATTTTGCCCTTGTCAGGCCGGAGGCTTTCCAGATTTCGGCGAGCTCGGATGCCTCGGATGTGCGCTGGTTTGATGTACAAAAACTTCCGGAACTCGCATTCGACCACAAAAATATTCTGGAAACGGCCATAGAAAGAGTCCGAAGTAAAGTTACCTATGAACCCATTGGCTTTAATCTGCTGGAGGAAAAATTCACCTTTGCAGAACTATTACGCCTCTATGAAACCATTCTGGGCGACAAACGAAATATTGATCGCGCAAATTTCAAGAAAAAGCTCAAAAGCCTTGGCCTGATCGAAGAAGTCAACGAACGACGCAAACAGGCAGGCTCCGGTCGCCCCGCCCGCCTCTATCGATTTAATCTCACCCAATACGCAGAAAAAAAAGCACAGGGTATTTTTGAAGTGCTTTTCCCGCAATCTCCGGGAAAATCCTGA
- a CDS encoding SPFH domain-containing protein yields MLGFKYIRFDSMDYVIHFQNGKIRREGRGLTFLYFAPQSSIAAIPAGSNDLPFIFTETTRDFQTITIQGQLTYKVADPHQLSQMLDFTVDEKRVYQTDDHEKLVQRLVNEAHTATAAFVHSLSLRESLRSLKAIEEHIITGLSESKAVMMLGVEILGVHVLAVRATPEMARALEAETREALQQEADQAVFERRNFAVEQERRIKESELNTEIAMEEKQKQISEKRMETATVAQENERKIREMKMQAEISLEKQRRELTNLKATNEKEAADTQEYALRALLNPYRELDWRTLMAIHSGKMEAGSQIAMAFREIAANADKIGTFNISPDLLQSIIKSK; encoded by the coding sequence ATGCTGGGATTTAAGTACATACGCTTCGACTCTATGGATTATGTGATCCATTTCCAAAATGGCAAAATCCGCCGCGAAGGCCGGGGTCTCACCTTCCTGTATTTTGCGCCTCAGTCGTCAATCGCCGCGATTCCTGCCGGCAGCAATGACCTTCCGTTTATCTTTACAGAAACCACCCGCGATTTTCAGACAATCACGATTCAGGGACAACTTACCTATAAAGTTGCGGACCCACATCAACTATCGCAGATGCTGGACTTCACGGTAGATGAAAAGCGGGTCTACCAGACCGATGATCACGAAAAACTCGTTCAGCGCCTTGTAAACGAGGCGCACACCGCTACCGCAGCTTTTGTACACAGCCTCAGCCTTCGGGAATCTCTCCGCAGTCTGAAAGCCATTGAAGAGCATATAATCACGGGTCTCAGTGAATCGAAGGCTGTCATGATGCTCGGTGTCGAAATTCTCGGTGTGCATGTCCTCGCCGTGCGCGCTACCCCCGAAATGGCCCGTGCCCTTGAAGCAGAAACCCGCGAAGCGCTCCAACAGGAAGCCGATCAGGCGGTATTTGAAAGGCGCAATTTTGCCGTAGAACAGGAACGAAGAATCAAAGAAAGTGAGCTCAACACAGAAATCGCTATGGAAGAAAAACAAAAACAGATTTCTGAAAAACGAATGGAAACGGCTACGGTCGCTCAGGAAAACGAACGGAAAATCCGGGAGATGAAAATGCAGGCTGAAATCTCCTTAGAAAAACAGCGCCGCGAACTCACCAATCTTAAAGCCACCAACGAAAAGGAAGCCGCCGACACCCAGGAATACGCCCTCCGGGCTTTGCTGAACCCTTACCGGGAACTGGACTGGCGCACGCTTATGGCTATTCATAGCGGGAAAATGGAAGCAGGGAGTCAGATTGCCATGGCTTTCCGCGAAATAGCTGCCAACGCTGACAAAATCGGCACATTCAACATTTCGCCCGACCTCCTCCAATCGATCATTAAATCCAAATAG
- a CDS encoding sugar kinase — protein sequence MIDQAIVIHDKTRLEQLIERFNSKAQAKFYIERSGGNFYTYEEEHQAFYQSLDQVIRTLGNRLRYKRILREYLPSFIFASNQVILILGQDGLVANAAKYVDTQPIIGINPDPLRYDGVLLPFTPGNFLTGLTQVLDNDFSASYVTMAEARLKDGQSLLAFNDLFIGPATHRSARYELRFRGQTEIQSSSGIIVSTGAGSTGWLSSVFNMAQSVSHMISGSQPIQSPALPWNTRELIFVVREPFLSRHSAISLTAGKIASGEMLEIESRMPHQGVIFSDGIESDFLRFDSGAITQIGISDRQACLVKTTD from the coding sequence ATGATAGATCAGGCCATCGTCATCCACGACAAAACCCGGCTCGAACAACTCATCGAAAGGTTTAACTCCAAAGCCCAGGCAAAATTTTATATTGAGCGATCAGGCGGAAATTTCTACACCTATGAGGAGGAACACCAGGCATTTTATCAATCTCTCGATCAGGTAATCCGCACCCTTGGCAACCGGCTCAGATACAAGCGGATTCTTCGCGAATATTTACCTTCTTTTATCTTCGCGTCCAATCAGGTCATCCTGATTTTAGGCCAGGATGGCCTGGTAGCCAACGCAGCAAAATACGTGGATACGCAGCCGATTATTGGCATTAATCCGGATCCTCTCAGATACGACGGGGTACTCCTGCCGTTTACTCCTGGTAATTTTCTAACAGGCCTCACACAAGTTTTGGATAATGATTTCTCCGCCAGTTATGTAACCATGGCAGAAGCCCGGCTTAAAGACGGTCAGTCTCTGCTTGCGTTCAATGATTTGTTTATTGGCCCGGCCACTCACCGCTCTGCCCGGTACGAACTCCGGTTTCGGGGCCAGACAGAAATCCAGTCATCGAGTGGCATTATCGTTTCTACAGGTGCTGGTTCAACCGGATGGCTAAGTTCTGTGTTTAACATGGCGCAGAGTGTTTCACACATGATTTCCGGATCACAACCCATCCAATCCCCTGCCCTGCCCTGGAATACCCGGGAATTGATATTTGTGGTAAGAGAACCCTTTCTGAGCAGACATTCAGCCATTTCGCTCACAGCTGGAAAAATTGCCAGTGGAGAAATGCTGGAAATAGAATCACGCATGCCACATCAGGGAGTGATTTTCAGCGATGGAATAGAATCCGACTTTCTCAGGTTTGACTCCGGTGCAATCACACAGATCGGGATATCAGACCGGCAGGCTTGCCTGGTAAAAACGACTGATTAA
- a CDS encoding TonB-dependent receptor: MHLRITTLTLLLFLFTSVSLTAQVLQGSVFDRATGKPLKNVAISVAGLTSSTVTNHKGHFTFKGLKPGVYYFRITHIGYENVDCEVVINADSVLSLGVALYPSVRQLDEEKAVTPQRFEREIFISPASVSVYGREQMLQDAPRSVPEALAGLPGIWTPLNAPGTADLRIRGLSGNRTLMMVDGIRINTPLLSTRMNPWLNTVDLYTLDRVEVMRGSGGVQYGSDALTGVTQVFTRTPKFSDTGLKVHGNTFLKMASRDMEKSLRGEMEISGSHVAVSGGYTKRMFGNIFPGNTQSALDPSGYGETAANVKALIKLSRHHLLTFSWQSMDQQDIPDYARIASGDFQNYRHDPRSRQLAYGRLVSYYDSKWFRQVKITGSYQRAFDQVTSLKEKSSLEITHTEQVDTWGGAVEVLSSPNPYWRFVSGVEYYSDDVYTQATGREVSTGNIHGLPSTFEDGAAAAGLSVYSLHTLDVLKLRLSFGGRANLSALNFENSEFGKQEVMPSALVGNISAMYPIHPNVHLTSSFNTGFRTPNLHDFQTIGVSDLGIEVPNDSINPEKSFTSEVGLKARTKFFSGSVVFYRTQLTDQIDLVRSSYQGSGEYENQPVYRKVNLSQSYVQGVEAEVEVPVSRSVALFGSLSYTNGQNLTFNEPMTAIPPLNSRLGLRFRSKSGVWSKMEWLHASIQDRLSSEDLMNDFSPDGGTPGWNVVNLHVGYDFNWGYATVGIRNLLDEAYFLHGSSLASNGRMLLLSLQLGF; this comes from the coding sequence ATGCATCTACGAATTACCACGCTTACCTTACTGCTTTTCCTTTTCACTTCTGTATCACTCACGGCACAAGTTCTGCAAGGATCAGTATTTGACCGGGCGACGGGTAAGCCGTTGAAAAATGTGGCTATATCTGTAGCTGGTCTGACCTCCAGCACCGTTACCAATCATAAAGGCCATTTCACATTTAAAGGACTGAAACCGGGTGTTTACTACTTTCGGATCACACACATAGGCTATGAAAATGTTGACTGTGAGGTGGTTATCAATGCCGATAGTGTACTTTCTCTGGGGGTCGCTTTGTACCCTTCCGTGCGCCAGCTGGATGAAGAAAAGGCTGTAACCCCCCAGCGGTTTGAGCGGGAAATTTTCATCTCTCCCGCATCGGTTTCGGTATATGGCCGCGAACAAATGCTTCAGGACGCACCTCGTTCGGTGCCTGAAGCTCTGGCTGGTTTGCCGGGTATATGGACACCACTGAATGCACCCGGTACCGCCGACCTTCGTATTCGCGGACTGTCTGGCAACCGTACGCTGATGATGGTGGATGGGATTCGTATCAATACGCCCTTATTATCAACCCGAATGAATCCCTGGCTCAACACAGTTGACCTCTATACGCTTGACAGGGTGGAAGTGATGCGGGGATCAGGTGGCGTTCAGTATGGCAGTGATGCGCTTACAGGCGTTACGCAGGTTTTTACCCGGACGCCCAAATTTTCTGACACAGGGCTAAAAGTTCATGGCAATACCTTCCTCAAAATGGCCAGCCGCGATATGGAAAAATCGCTACGGGGGGAGATGGAAATCAGTGGTTCGCATGTAGCCGTCAGCGGTGGTTATACGAAGCGAATGTTTGGCAATATTTTTCCTGGAAATACGCAATCCGCGCTCGATCCTTCGGGCTACGGGGAAACAGCCGCCAATGTAAAAGCCCTGATAAAACTATCCCGCCACCATTTGCTTACGTTTTCGTGGCAGTCTATGGATCAGCAGGATATACCCGATTATGCACGCATAGCCTCGGGAGATTTTCAGAATTACCGGCATGATCCCCGGTCGCGTCAGCTTGCTTATGGCCGATTGGTCTCTTATTACGACAGTAAATGGTTCCGTCAGGTGAAGATTACGGGCTCATACCAACGGGCTTTTGATCAGGTAACTTCACTGAAAGAGAAAAGCAGTCTGGAAATAACTCATACAGAACAAGTGGATACCTGGGGCGGTGCCGTGGAAGTGCTTTCCAGCCCCAATCCTTATTGGCGATTTGTCTCCGGCGTAGAATATTATTCGGATGACGTTTATACTCAAGCTACAGGCAGAGAGGTTTCTACCGGAAATATCCATGGCTTGCCTTCAACGTTTGAGGATGGGGCAGCTGCCGCGGGACTGAGTGTGTATAGTCTGCATACATTGGATGTATTGAAGCTCAGGCTTTCTTTTGGAGGCAGGGCAAATCTCTCAGCGCTAAACTTTGAAAACTCCGAATTCGGTAAACAGGAGGTAATGCCTTCGGCTTTGGTCGGCAATATATCGGCAATGTATCCGATTCATCCCAATGTTCATCTGACTTCTTCTTTTAATACGGGATTTCGAACCCCCAACCTGCATGATTTTCAGACTATCGGTGTTTCCGATCTTGGGATTGAAGTGCCCAATGACAGTATTAACCCTGAAAAATCATTCACGTCGGAAGTGGGACTTAAAGCCCGGACAAAATTTTTCTCTGGCTCTGTCGTCTTTTACCGTACCCAGCTTACTGACCAGATTGATTTAGTCAGAAGCTCTTATCAGGGCTCGGGTGAATATGAAAACCAGCCTGTTTACCGCAAGGTAAATCTTTCTCAATCGTATGTACAGGGCGTTGAAGCAGAAGTCGAAGTGCCGGTTTCCCGCTCGGTTGCTTTGTTTGGCAGCCTCTCTTATACAAATGGACAAAATCTTACCTTCAATGAGCCCATGACCGCTATACCGCCATTAAATAGCCGTCTTGGGCTTCGGTTTAGGTCCAAATCAGGTGTCTGGAGCAAAATGGAATGGTTGCATGCCAGCATTCAGGACAGACTTTCATCTGAAGATCTGATGAATGATTTTTCGCCAGATGGTGGAACACCCGGATGGAATGTCGTCAACCTTCACGTGGGGTATGATTTTAATTGGGGATATGCGACGGTGGGTATCCGCAATTTACTGGACGAGGCATATTTTTTACATGGTTCTTCTCTGGCTTCGAATGGCCGGATGCTGCTTCTCTCGTTGCAACTGGGATTTTAA
- a CDS encoding T9SS type A sorting domain-containing protein, which produces MLHSFESIYLNLIFAAMLRIFPSLLPLVIFSCSFSLQAQISGVVNQYTEVLTVDNVNSTVTVADPSAFALNDRVLIIQMKGATIDESNNFTYGDITDINGAGLFEMASVCGVNGNKIGFQYELVNTYSTDSDARIQLVKVPQYTNQTVNGTLTAQAWNGATGGVLAIELTGTLTLAANIDVSNQGFRGGTHLRGDTTCMIFPNDPDYYYPYAGPGGVDTKGGMKGEGIAEYIVGKEYGKGAQANGGGGGNDHNNGGGGGTNYAFGGAGGYRSSVFCSSFDVGSSGEGLSFYGYGTSGNNNIFMGGGGGCGHDNDNDGNNGGNGGGIIIIKANDIEGNGFAIRANGQSPAAVLGDGASGGGGGGTILLSTNGYGASALTIQANGGNGGNSTLGSNCPGPGGGGGGGVIWVATAYGGLVSASVTGGAAGTATACASNQGATSGAAGAILAAANIPENVVNTSPCVLSPEVVLSGEWTSEQNIQLAWTTEGVKNRTKITLERSVDGGDFVEIEDWFFDVFLPVSSAKDYFPEGSAAVYRLQLRDPAGTIRYSNQVEILLPGLKSIQLSVFPNPLPASTMLKLKVYLPESQKVDLVVVDMLGKPVYQQSAELGAGVSWMLIDATRFAAGNYVVRINSISGSAGQTFWKAN; this is translated from the coding sequence ATGTTACATTCCTTTGAAAGTATTTACCTCAACCTTATCTTTGCGGCTATGTTGCGCATATTTCCCAGTTTATTACCGCTTGTAATTTTTTCTTGCTCATTTTCCCTCCAGGCTCAGATCTCCGGAGTGGTCAATCAATATACGGAAGTACTGACTGTTGACAATGTCAATAGCACGGTCACGGTTGCCGACCCCTCCGCTTTTGCCCTCAATGATCGTGTCCTGATCATTCAGATGAAAGGGGCGACCATCGACGAGTCTAATAATTTTACTTATGGCGATATCACAGATATCAATGGTGCCGGCTTATTTGAAATGGCTTCTGTGTGTGGGGTCAACGGCAATAAAATCGGCTTCCAATACGAGCTGGTCAATACCTACAGCACCGATTCCGACGCCCGTATCCAACTGGTAAAAGTTCCTCAATACACCAACCAGACGGTCAACGGAACCCTTACCGCCCAGGCCTGGAATGGCGCCACCGGCGGTGTACTTGCCATTGAACTCACCGGAACGCTTACCCTCGCTGCCAATATCGATGTCAGCAATCAGGGGTTTCGGGGAGGGACGCATTTGCGGGGAGATACTACGTGTATGATATTTCCCAACGACCCTGATTATTACTATCCATATGCAGGACCAGGAGGTGTTGACACCAAAGGCGGAATGAAAGGAGAAGGAATTGCTGAATACATAGTCGGAAAAGAATATGGAAAAGGCGCTCAGGCTAATGGCGGTGGCGGTGGCAATGATCACAACAATGGCGGTGGAGGGGGAACAAACTATGCTTTTGGCGGAGCCGGAGGGTATCGGAGTTCGGTATTTTGTTCCAGTTTTGATGTTGGCAGTAGCGGGGAAGGCCTGAGTTTTTATGGCTATGGGACAAGTGGCAACAACAATATCTTTATGGGCGGAGGTGGCGGTTGTGGCCACGACAATGACAATGATGGAAACAATGGCGGCAACGGTGGTGGCATTATTATCATCAAAGCCAATGATATTGAAGGGAATGGCTTCGCCATACGTGCAAACGGACAAAGTCCGGCAGCGGTGTTGGGTGATGGCGCCTCCGGCGGGGGGGGAGGTGGAACGATTCTTCTGAGTACCAATGGGTACGGGGCTTCGGCACTTACCATCCAGGCCAATGGGGGCAACGGTGGAAATTCAACATTGGGGAGCAATTGTCCCGGCCCCGGCGGCGGCGGTGGCGGTGGCGTGATCTGGGTAGCAACCGCTTATGGAGGTTTGGTATCTGCCAGTGTTACAGGAGGTGCCGCCGGTACAGCTACTGCCTGTGCCTCGAATCAGGGCGCTACAAGCGGCGCCGCCGGAGCTATTTTAGCTGCGGCTAACATCCCTGAAAATGTAGTCAATACCAGCCCTTGTGTGCTTTCCCCTGAAGTTGTACTCTCCGGCGAATGGACTTCCGAACAAAATATACAGCTTGCCTGGACAACCGAAGGGGTAAAAAATCGCACCAAAATCACGCTGGAACGCAGTGTGGATGGCGGTGATTTTGTAGAGATAGAGGACTGGTTTTTCGATGTGTTTCTGCCTGTTTCGTCCGCTAAGGACTATTTTCCCGAAGGATCTGCCGCTGTCTACCGGCTGCAACTTCGCGATCCCGCCGGCACCATCCGATACTCCAACCAGGTGGAAATCTTGCTGCCGGGTTTAAAATCTATACAGTTATCAGTATTTCCCAACCCACTGCCTGCTTCAACCATGCTCAAGCTAAAAGTCTATCTTCCCGAAAGTCAAAAAGTTGACCTGGTAGTGGTAGATATGCTTGGCAAGCCTGTGTATCAGCAAAGCGCTGAATTAGGTGCCGGAGTCTCCTGGATGCTGATAGATGCTACGCGATTTGCCGCAGGTAACTATGTAGTTAGGATCAATAGTATTTCCGGTTCTGCAGGACAAACCTTCTGGAAGGCTAACTGA
- a CDS encoding radical SAM/SPASM domain-containing protein, with translation MNHYRKALLLTQTLTPRKVNNFRRIWQSFHYSKYKQQPHHRGNPVKIGIEPTTSCNLRCPECPSGLRSFSRPTGMLGMELHRSVIDQLHKDLVFLLLYFQGEPYLNPQFLDMAAYAREKGVYSATSTNGHYLTEEKARMTLESGLSEVIISIDGTTQETYQSYRVGGNLEKVKAGVKNLVEARKKAGTLYPFIVIQFLVVRPNEHQIQDIKILGRELGVDAVVFKTAQIYDYENGSELIPTISKYSRYRQGDDGKYHLKNRLDNQCWKLWHGAEITWDGKVLPCCFDKDADYEMGSLQTASFESIWRSPAYHHFRSQLLHSRAEIDMCRNCSEGTKIFA, from the coding sequence TTGAATCACTACCGGAAAGCGCTTTTGCTGACACAAACCCTTACGCCACGGAAGGTCAACAACTTCCGCAGGATCTGGCAGTCCTTTCATTATTCAAAATACAAACAACAACCTCACCATAGAGGCAACCCCGTAAAAATCGGGATTGAGCCGACCACCTCCTGCAATCTGCGCTGTCCGGAATGTCCTTCGGGGCTTCGCTCATTTAGCCGTCCTACGGGTATGCTGGGTATGGAACTTCACCGAAGCGTTATTGACCAGCTTCATAAAGATCTGGTCTTTTTGCTGCTTTATTTTCAGGGGGAGCCCTATCTGAATCCACAATTTCTGGACATGGCAGCTTACGCACGCGAAAAAGGTGTTTATAGCGCTACAAGTACCAACGGACACTATCTGACAGAAGAAAAAGCGCGTATGACCCTTGAAAGCGGGCTTTCAGAAGTGATTATTTCTATAGACGGAACGACCCAGGAAACCTATCAGTCTTATCGCGTCGGAGGCAATCTGGAGAAGGTAAAAGCAGGCGTAAAAAACCTTGTAGAAGCCCGGAAAAAAGCAGGAACCCTGTATCCGTTTATTGTCATTCAGTTTTTGGTTGTGCGGCCCAACGAGCATCAGATACAGGACATAAAAATACTGGGGAGAGAATTGGGGGTTGACGCTGTGGTTTTTAAAACCGCGCAGATTTACGATTATGAGAATGGAAGTGAGCTGATTCCGACAATCTCAAAATATAGCAGATACCGGCAGGGAGATGACGGAAAATACCACCTCAAAAACCGTCTGGACAACCAGTGCTGGAAGTTGTGGCATGGCGCAGAGATTACCTGGGATGGAAAGGTTTTACCCTGTTGTTTTGACAAGGATGCGGATTATGAGATGGGAAGCCTGCAAACAGCATCGTTTGAGTCCATTTGGCGGAGTCCCGCTTATCACCATTTTCGCAGTCAGTTGCTCCATTCGCGCGCGGAAATAGACATGTGCAGAAATTGCTCTGAAGGCACGAAGATTTTTGCATAA